Proteins encoded together in one Roseibacterium elongatum DSM 19469 window:
- a CDS encoding fasciclin domain-containing protein: MRNTLLALAATTALAAPAFADSHGGMNIVETAVDAGSFTTLVAAVEAAGLVDTLSGEGPFTVFAPTDEAFAALPEGTVESLLMEENRDQLVAILTYHVVPGAVMSGDLSDGMMAETVQGSDITVSLGDSVMINDATVTAADIEASNGVIHVIDSVIMPPM, translated from the coding sequence ATGCGCAATACCCTCCTCGCCCTCGCAGCGACCACCGCCCTCGCCGCCCCCGCCTTTGCGGATAGCCATGGCGGCATGAACATCGTCGAGACGGCTGTCGACGCCGGCAGCTTCACCACGCTCGTCGCCGCCGTCGAAGCGGCCGGTCTGGTCGACACGCTCTCGGGCGAAGGTCCGTTCACCGTTTTCGCGCCGACCGACGAAGCCTTTGCCGCCCTGCCCGAGGGCACGGTCGAGTCGCTGCTGATGGAAGAGAACCGCGACCAGCTGGTTGCGATCCTGACCTACCACGTGGTGCCGGGCGCCGTCATGTCGGGTGACCTGTCGGACGGCATGATGGCCGAAACCGTGCAGGGCTCGGACATCACCGTCAGCCTCGGCGACAGCGTGATGATTAACGACGCGACCGTCACCGCCGCCGATATCGAGGCGTCGAACGGCGTCATCCACGTGATCGACAGCGTGATCATGCCGCCGATGTGA
- a CDS encoding fasciclin domain-containing protein, with the protein MDRRQFIASTAALVAAPLALTAPARAVTGSQTIVELAAATPDLSTLVTAVQAAGLVDTLSAPGNFTVFAPTNRAFAHLPHGVLDSLLADTDALTNVLTYHVSGDYYPAEALVGQHGVIPTVQGGHIRVNGRNGVHLNGNISVTTADVFASNGVVHIIDGVLLPH; encoded by the coding sequence ATGGATCGTCGTCAGTTCATCGCCTCGACCGCAGCACTGGTCGCAGCCCCCCTGGCCCTGACCGCCCCGGCCCGCGCCGTGACCGGATCGCAGACCATCGTCGAGCTTGCGGCCGCAACGCCCGATCTTTCGACCCTCGTGACCGCGGTGCAGGCCGCTGGCCTTGTCGACACGCTGTCGGCGCCCGGCAACTTCACGGTGTTCGCCCCGACGAACCGGGCCTTCGCGCACCTGCCCCATGGCGTGCTGGACAGCCTGCTGGCCGACACCGACGCGCTGACGAACGTGCTCACCTACCACGTCTCGGGTGACTACTATCCCGCCGAGGCCCTCGTGGGTCAGCATGGCGTGATCCCCACCGTGCAGGGTGGCCATATCCGCGTGAACGGCCGCAACGGCGTGCATCTGAACGGCAACATCTCGGTCACGACGGCCGATGTCTTCGCGTCGAACGGCGTGGTTCACATCATCGACGGTGTATTGCTTCCGCACTGA